Proteins encoded in a region of the Dendropsophus ebraccatus isolate aDenEbr1 chromosome 11, aDenEbr1.pat, whole genome shotgun sequence genome:
- the LOC138768119 gene encoding olfactory receptor class A-like protein 1, with protein MAIRHVKAFIFMLITVIGIPGNLYVILKFVLIRLMEKKLLPANQIFMVLALANLFIVFSRVIPQSLHAVGLQNLMDDASCKVFGYTYRVSRAMSICTTSLLSCHQCILIAPSPSTRIWKYLKQKVTQNIFIILVSILVMNLILYRTSFMYANARKNFTSPYTLHLVYCDTDFQTYVSYIANGIVFASRDFLFVAVMTLASFYIVYVLLRHARTVKGIIRSSDKIQTKSIEYKASRAVILLVMCYVVFLGLDNAMWIYTLTLSDVTTDMNDARIVLACAYSALSPIVTIVTNPKLQRRSHFCDAKSYSASILN; from the coding sequence ATGGCCATTCGCCACGTGAAAGCTTTTATTTTCATGCTTATTACAGTGATCGGTATTCCAGGCAACCTCTATGTTATCTTAAAATTTGTCCTCATCCGACTCATGGAAAAGAAGCTACTTCCTGCAAATCAAATTTTCATGGTCTTAGCATTGGCAAATCTTTTCATTGTTTTCTCTCGTGTGATTCCTCAGTCGCTCCATGCTGTAGGGCTACAAAATTTAATGGACGATGCAAGCTGCAAGGTCTTTGGCTATACCTACAGAGTGAGCAGAGCAATGTCTATATGCACCACAAGCTTGCTCAGCTGCCATCAGTGCATCCTCATCGCTCCGTCTCCGTCTACCAGAATCTGGAAATATCTGAAGCAAAAAGTCACCCAAAATATATTTATAATCCTTGTTTCAATTCTAGTAATGAATCTTATTCTATACCGCACCAGTTTTATGTATGCCAATGCAAGGAAGAATTTTACTTCCCCTTATACTCTTCACTTGGTGTACTGCGACACAGACTTTCAAACGTATGTCTCTTATATTGCCAATGGAATTGTTTTTGCATCTAGGGATTTCCTTTTTGTTGCAGTGATGACTCTAGCCAGTTTTTATATTGTGTACGTGCTATTGAGACATGCAAGAACAGTGAAAGGTATAATAAGGAGCTCAGACAAGATCCAGACTAAATCCATTGAATATAAAGCTTCTCGAGCTGTTATTCTGCTGGTTATGTGCTATGTCGTATTCCTTGGGTTGGACAATGCTATGTGGATTTATACACTGACTCTATCTGATGTAACAACGGACATGAACGATGCTAGGATTGTGCTCGCGTGCGCCTACTCGGCACTCAGCCCCATTGTGACTATTGTAACAAATCCAAAACTACAGCGGCGGTCTCACTTTTGTGATGCAAAATCCTATTCAGCAAGTATCCTCAACTAG